The segment CGAGCCAGAATTTTCCCCTCGGAGGTGGGTCATCGAGGGAAAATCCAGCAAGGAAATTCATCTTATCGACGACGCAATCATACCTTTTCATCAGCTCGTCGGGGCATGGGAGCTCTAAGGCGTCTGAGCTCCTCACGACCAGCACGACTTTGTCACTTTCGAGGACTGCCTGAGGAGCGCCTCGTGCTCTGGAGACTTCCCACTCGTCGGCGCTTGTTTGGCTCAGCCTGAAATAGGGCGCCTCCACGACGTTGTGCACCTCTGCCTCTGCCGTGAAGAATTCGCCGTCCTCGAAAGTAAATATCAGGTTTCCTCCATATTGACTTCGAAAATGATTCGTGCCAGGGTTGGCGGTGAATTCTTCCGTTATTATTGGCATGCGCTTCATATGGCTATTTTTTACATTAATTGAGCTCAGCTGAAGCTTATCACACTGCGCCCCGATGCGAATGGTGATCTGCCGAGCCTGCTTCGGCGGCAGGTCCTCGGGAAGAACGACCTGGAACACATCCCCCGCTGCCACGTACAGGTCCGTGGCCTGCCAGTCTCGAGGACTCGTCATGCGCAAGTTGCTGGCCTGTCCTAGTTCAGAAAGGTCCAGCGCGATTGTCCTGCTCACGCGTGGCGTGGCGGAGTCCACGGCGCCGGGGAAGGTGGCCACGTCGCGAGGGAAGGGCAGCGGCTCGCTCAGCGGAGCAATCTGGTTCAGGAACCCTCGAACGATTTCGTTCTTGTACGCGGCTGCATCCTTAGCAGGAAACGGATAAACCGCTGACTTTAATTCCTGTAAATTGCTTTTTAAGTCAGCCGCCGTCCACCACTTTTGGTGTTTTATGTTCATCTTTGGACAGAGAATGACCCGCGTGGAGCCCCCCGGTGGCACAGTCAGCATCGCCGAGCCGAGAGCCATCCTGCCTTCGCCGTCCAGCCGGCACTTGGCCCGCGACGAGCAGCTCCTGGCCAAGCCGACCGTCGGCTTCCCCGGCACCTGCGCCAGGCAGAACGAGCGGTCGCCGCCCCACTGCCACTGCCCGCCGCAGTTGTACCACAGCTTCTCCTTGCTGTTGCTCACGCTTGCCAGCCCAACGACGGCGTCTTCGGGAGTCGATCCGCTTACAACCGCCAAACACGCGTCCTCGGCCTGACTGATGAGGAAGATCTGCTCCTCCAGCGAGGAGGAGGCTCGGTCCCCAGCCTCGCCGTCGGAGGCCGCTTCTCCAGACATGGTGCCTGCGCGC is part of the Penaeus vannamei isolate JL-2024 chromosome 19, ASM4276789v1, whole genome shotgun sequence genome and harbors:
- the LOC113823849 gene encoding TRPM8 channel-associated factor homolog produces the protein MSGEAASDGEAGDRASSSLEEQIFLISQAEDACLAVVSGSTPEDAVVGLASVSNSKEKLWYNCGGQWQWGGDRSFCLAQVPGKPTVGLARSCSSRAKCRLDGEGRMALGSAMLTVPPGGSTRVILCPKMNIKHQKWWTAADLKSNLQELKSAVYPFPAKDAAAYKNEIVRGFLNQIAPLSEPLPFPRDVATFPGAVDSATPRVSRTIALDLSELGQASNLRMTSPRDWQATDLYVAAGDVFQVVLPEDLPPKQARQITIRIGAQCDKLQLSSINVKNSHMKRMPIITEEFTANPGTNHFRSQYGGNLIFTFEDGEFFTAEAEVHNVVEAPYFRLSQTSADEWEVSRARGAPQAVLESDKVVLVVRSSDALELPCPDELMKRYDCVVDKMNFLAGFSLDDPPPRGKFWLVNDLQIIGGSAHAGFPLMFDFHFYNLASLDMPHHWCVWHELGHNYQQGFFWSNVYGSEATANLFSLFVQEQLFGTDRLKENGDYQKAADAIDSGQYFKDCSSWHKLVFLMEIKHAFPDKGWEMFRRLHQRTRRLSEQEAERLASDRQLQLDYVYRNLSKIAESDLILTFQRWGFCVSQEAHEEVQGLGLEKAKADLSLRA